The Humulus lupulus chromosome 4, drHumLupu1.1, whole genome shotgun sequence genome has a window encoding:
- the LOC133832817 gene encoding uncharacterized protein LOC133832817, whose protein sequence is MLNKNWVKLNRATKEYTDAAWDFVKMVERNYGFPNKIICPYKKCRNLNHHCVDDVFEHLVITRMDPTYRIWVHHGEQPIDTQVDEVSNDMDAFDLYTTAAMDDVDNNIGCGGGEDDEFVNEDLQKNLEDAETPLYEGSEKYTKLSSIVALYRLKNLNGWTDKSFTKLLELLCDMFPKNNVLPDSMYSVRKFLRNFDLKYEKIDACINDCCLFRREKAKMDVCPKCSVSRWKVDKHTKNVKVGEAAKVLRYFPIIPRLKRLFRSKEMAENLRWHFTHKSIDGKMRHPVDTPAWDSINERWPEFNLEPRNLRLGLAADGINPYKSLSSTYSCWPVMLVIYNLPPWLCMRDENTFLSLLIPGRKQPGNDIDIYLEPLIEDLNKLWNNGVHTYDAFDKSFFNLKAMLLWTINDFPAYGNLAGCTTKGKTACPICGNDTCATRLKHSKKISYQNTRRFLPFDHPYRSKKAWFNGATEERGPPKVLSGSEIVEELNQNTNDFGKNMNPKKRSRDNKVEGMWKKKSIFFNLPYWEVLLVLHNLDVMHIEKNVCDSIISTLLGLNGKSKDHLNARLDLKDLGIKKALHPVEKDGIIRLPAASYTLSRSEKTMFCQRLFDLKLPDGYSSNISNCVVVEERKLMGLKSHDFHVLMQQLLVVAIRGLMEDGPREAIIRLSKFFNGICQHVVDEKEIIELEAEVVETICMFERYFPPSFFDSMVHLVVHLGREVLLCGPVQFRWMYHFERYMKLLKGYVMQPTHPEASIAERYIADESMRFCASFFKQSNDEGSFIGRNEYNDSDVILEGHPLHRGVTVTLNDKDLASAHRYVLFNLAVTEQYLEMHLQELKKNNNTLRTNHTLLWKQHTELFPLWLEEKFSTAEFDAMLSRLAHGPRKAVISYKGYVINGQQFHTKDAERTTQNSGVYMEATTMCRSSAKDDAQLADVVGYYGCNWAHVGKGVKKVDWYTLVNLHQGQKEFIREPFILASQAKQIFYARENENSNWYNMETRKKKQDGSVVNEKDGGLVNEKEVGSPSTQVHLQLGALKAIVAEKRRQLAAKFGKLAEKKKSKLRFASSTKVVMDSPPASKRSYEAAFGINPTNEDDNEDENMSPQRATALGRTQATSPLHNLNKTRRSLRHFVDNDFEDDFNTPQKNSETMMNESPKSRLIRPSTKGSPAANTRKNF, encoded by the exons ATGTTGAACAAAAATTGGGTGAAACTAAACAg AGCTACAAAAGAGTACACGGATGCGGCATGGGACTTTGTGAAAATGGTAGAAAGAAATTATGGTTTTCCAAATAAAATTATCTGTCCTTATAAGAAGTGTCGAAACTTAAATCATCATTGTGTTGATGATGTTTTTGAGCACTTAGTTATAACCAGAATGGATCCAACTTATCGTATTTGGGTTCACCATGGAGAGCAACCCATTGATACTCAAGTTGATGAAGTTTCGAATGATATGGATGCATTTGATTTATACACGACTGCTGCCATGGATGATGTGGACAATAATATAGGTTGTGGAGGTGGTGAAGACGATGAATTTGTTAACGAAGATCTTCAAAAGAACTTGGAGGATGCGGAAACTCCTTTATATGAAGGGAGTGAGAAATACACAAAACTTTCATCAATTGTAGCTTTATATAGGTTGAAGAATCTGAATGGTTGGACAGACAAAAGTTTTACAAAGCTTTTAGAACTCCTTTGTGATATGTTTCCCAAAAACAATGTACTTCCTGATTCCATGTACTCAGTTaggaaatttttgagaaatttcgaTTTGAAATATGAAAAGATTGATGCTTGTATTAATGATTGTTGCTTATTTAGAAGGGAGAAGGCTAAAATGGATGTTTGTCCAAAGTGTAGTGTTTCTAGATGGAAAGTTGATAAACACACAAAGAATGTTAAAGTTGGTGAGGCTGCCAAAGTTTTGAGGTATTTTCCGATAATACCCCGATTGAAAAGATTGTTTAGATCAAAAGAAATGGCTGAAAACTTAAGGTGGCATTTCACTCATAAAAGTATTGATGGGAAGATGCGACATCCAGTTGATACACCTGCTTGGGATTCCATTAATGAAAGATGGCCAGAGTTTAATCTTGAACCACGCAACCTTAGGCTCGGACTAGCTGCTGATGGAATTAACCCCTATAAAAGTCTAAGCTCCACTTATAGTTGTTGGCCAGTGATGCTTGTTATCTATAATTTaccaccttggttgtgcatgagggACGAAAATACATTTTTGTCATTATTGATTCCAGGTCGTAAACAACCTGGAAACgatattgatatttatttggagcCTCTTATTGAAGACTTAAACAAGTTGTGGAATAATGGAGTGCATACTTATGATGCATTCGACAAAAGCTTCTTCAATTTGAAGGCAATGTTGTTGTGGACAATAAATGATTTTCCTGCATATGGAAATCTTGCTGGGTGTACAACCAAAGGAAAGACAGCTTGCCCGATTTGTGGTAATGATACATGTGCAACTAGGCTGAAACATAGTAAAAAAATTTCATACCAAAATACTAGGAGATTTCTCCCGTTTGATCATCCATATCGGTCTAAGAAAGCATGGTTCAATGGAGCTACAGAAGAAAGGGGCCCCCCTAAAGTTTTGAGTGGTAGTGAAATTGTTGAAGAACTAAATCAAAATACCAACGATTTTGGAAAaaatatgaatcccaaaaaaaggAGTCGGGATAATAAGGTGGAAGGAAtgtggaagaagaaatctatatTTTTCAATCTACCATATTGGGAG GTTTTGTTAGTTCTTCATAATTTGGATGttatgcatatagaaaaaaatgtgtgtgatagtatTATTAGCACATTGTTGGGCTTGAATGGAAAATCCAAAGATCATCTTAATGCTCGATTGGATTTAAAGGATTTGGGTATCAAGAAGGCCTTGCATCCGGTGGAGAAAGATGGGATTATACGACTTCCAGCAGCATCTTACACACTTTCTAGATCAGAGAAGACAATGTTTTGCCAAAGGTTATTTGATTTAAAGTTACCTGATGGTTATAGCTCAAACATTAGTAACTGTGTAGTAGTTGAGGAACGTAAGTTGATGGGGCTTAAGTCTCATGATTTCCATGTCTTAATGCAACAATTGCTGGTAGTGGCCATTCGAGGATTGATGGAGGATGGTCCAAGAGAGGCAATTATAAGACTTAGCAAATTTTTTAATGGAATATgccaacatgtggttgacgaAAAAGAAATCATAGAATTGGAAGCAGAAGTAGTTGAAACAATTTGTATGTTTGAAAGATATTTTCCTCCTTCATTCTTCGACTCTATGGTACATTTAGTTGTTCACCTTGGACGAGAAGTGTTATTATGTGGTCCTGttcaatttcgatggatgtatcaCTTTGAAAG ATATATGAAGTTACTTAAAGGGTATGTGATGCAACCTACACATCCCGAAGCATCTATTGCTGAACGTTACATTGCAGATGAGTCAATGCGCTTTTGTGCATCATTTTTTAAACAATCTAATGACGAAGGTTCCTTCATTGGACGTAACGAATATAATGATAGTGATGTGATACTTGAAGGTCATCCACTTCATCGTGGTGTAACTGTTACACTAAATGATAAGGATCTAGCTAGTGCACATCGCTATGTATTATTCAATTTAGCTGTGACAGAGCAATATTTAGA gaTGCATCTACAAGAACTAAAAAAGAATAACAATACTTTAAGAACCAATCACACTCTACTTTGGAAACAACATACTGAGCTTTTTCCCTTGTGGTTAGAAGAAAAG TTTTCTACTGCAGAATTTGATGCTATGTTATCAAGATTGGCACATGGTCCTCGTAAAGCAGTCATATCCTATAAGGGATATGTTATTAATGGGCAGCAATTTCATACTAAGGATGCAGAGAGAacgacacaaaatagtggtgtttaTATGGAAGCAACAACAATGTGTAGATCTAGTGCTAAAGATGATGCACAATTGGCTGATGTTGTAGGATATTATGG GTGCAATTGGGCACATGTTGGCAAGGGTGTAAAGAAGGTTGATTGGTATACTCTTGTAAACCTACACCAAGGACAAAAAGAGTTTATTAGAGAACCATTCATACTTGCTTCACAAGCTAAACAGATATTTTACGCAAGggagaatgaaaattcaaattg GTACAATATGGAGACTAGAAAAAAGAAGCAGGATGGAAGTGTAGTCAATGAAAAGGATGGAGGTTTAGTCAATGAAAAGGAGGTTGGATCACCTTCAACTCAAGTTCACTTGCAACTTGGTGCTTTGAAAGCAATTGTGGCAGAAAAGAGGAGGCAATTAGCAGCTAAGTTTGGAAAGTTGGCAGAGAAGAAGAAATCGAAGCTTCGTTTTGCATCCTCTACTAAAGTTGTAATGGATTCACCACCTGCTTCTAAAAGATCTTATGAAGCAGCGTTTGGTATAAATCCAACAAATGAGGATGACAACGAAGATGAAAACATGTCCCCACAACGAGCAACTGCGTTAGGTAGAACCCAAGCAACATCTCCACTCCACAACCTGAACAAAACAAGAAGATCTCTGCGCCATTTTGTTGACAATGATTTTGAAGATGATTTTAACACTCCACAAAAGAATTCAGAAACTATGATGAACGAGTCACCCAAGTCTAGGTTGATTAGGCCATCAACCAAAGGTTCTCCTGCTGCTAATACAAG GAAGAATTTCTAG